In one Candidatus Polarisedimenticolia bacterium genomic region, the following are encoded:
- a CDS encoding Rap1a/Tai family immunity protein has translation MAIAFGSVHAAETELEKPKAVKDGGVYEFCTPDPSRPAVGRDLYQALCIAYLRGYVDGLDISSTKMAMLTCLPPEGVRGDVLQAIVVKWLLQNESRVKGQLTTGKIAVIAALLEEYACPDATNKSN, from the coding sequence ATGGCGATAGCATTCGGCAGCGTTCACGCGGCTGAAACCGAGCTAGAAAAACCGAAAGCGGTGAAGGACGGAGGGGTTTATGAGTTCTGCACACCCGATCCATCAAGACCGGCCGTTGGTCGGGACCTATACCAAGCGCTGTGCATCGCCTATCTGAGAGGATACGTCGACGGATTAGACATATCGTCAACGAAGATGGCGATGCTCACGTGTCTGCCGCCAGAAGGTGTGCGTGGCGACGTTCTCCAAGCGATAGTTGTCAAATGGCTCCTTCAGAATGAGTCTAGAGTTAAAGGGCAACTTACAACAGGCAAAATCGCAGTCATCGCAGCACTGTTAGAGGAATACGCCTGTCCTGACGCCACCAACAAGTCAAACTGA
- the lipA gene encoding lipoyl synthase translates to MSGLPRTELPGPKPPWLKIRLDTGENYRDLHRMVQGLKLHTVCQEARCPNIYECWGDRTATFMILGDTCTRRCGFCAVATGRPRAVDPDEPEHVAEAVRHLELEHAVLTMVDRDDLPDGGAGHVASVIRAVRSRNPECEVEVLTSDFRGVERPLDAILAEGPVTFSHNIETVPRLYPEARQGSHFERSLGLLRQAVVWRDQAPRPLVKTGLMVGLGEERDELLETFAALAEAGVEILTLGQYLRPTLSHLPVVRYYPPDEFAELRDQALRHGFRHVEAGPLVRSSYHAKRHTQAAAPPGSGSV, encoded by the coding sequence ATGTCCGGCCTGCCACGGACGGAGCTGCCGGGGCCGAAGCCCCCCTGGCTGAAGATTCGCCTCGACACCGGGGAGAACTACCGCGACCTGCACCGCATGGTGCAGGGCCTGAAGCTCCACACCGTCTGCCAGGAGGCCCGCTGCCCCAACATCTACGAATGCTGGGGCGACCGGACCGCCACGTTCATGATCCTCGGGGACACCTGCACCCGGCGCTGCGGTTTCTGCGCGGTGGCCACGGGGCGCCCCCGGGCCGTCGACCCGGACGAGCCGGAGCACGTCGCCGAGGCGGTGCGCCATCTGGAGCTGGAGCACGCCGTCCTCACCATGGTCGACCGGGACGACCTGCCGGACGGCGGCGCGGGGCACGTCGCTTCGGTGATCCGCGCCGTCAGATCCCGCAACCCCGAATGCGAGGTGGAGGTCCTGACCTCCGACTTCCGCGGGGTCGAGCGGCCGCTCGACGCGATCCTGGCGGAGGGCCCGGTCACCTTCAGCCACAACATCGAGACGGTGCCCCGCCTCTACCCGGAGGCGCGCCAGGGGTCGCACTTCGAGCGTTCCCTGGGCCTCCTGCGCCAGGCGGTCGTCTGGAGAGATCAGGCGCCGCGTCCGTTGGTGAAGACCGGGCTCATGGTCGGTCTCGGAGAGGAGCGCGACGAGCTCCTGGAGACGTTCGCCGCGCTGGCCGAGGCCGGAGTCGAGATCCTGACTCTCGGCCAGTATCTCCGGCCGACGCTCTCCCATCTTCCCGTCGTCCGCTACTACCCCCCCGACGAGTTCGCCGAGCTGCGGGACCAGGCTCTCCGGCACGGCTTCCGCCACGTGGAGGCGGGGCCGCTCGTGCGCAGCTCCTATCATGCGAAGCGGCACACGCAAGCCGCCGCTCCTCCCGGTAGTGGGTCAGTTTGA
- the lipB gene encoding lipoyl(octanoyl) transferase LipB, which produces MRLCRHSYEGRVGYAEAAALQESCARLLKDGGRVERLLLLEHPPVITLGRNARSVDVLHDQATLESLGVEVRETNRGGQVTYHGPGQLVGYPILDLSPDRRDVARYLRDLEEVLIRALAAFGVTAGRVPGLTGVWVGSDKIASIGVHLSRWVTTHGFALNVNTDLARFGLIVPCGLRGGAVTSMQRLLGRATPLEEVAAAIVPVFGEVFGREMEPPSLPGAIPAQPALTEVA; this is translated from the coding sequence ATGCGCCTCTGCCGGCATTCGTACGAGGGACGTGTCGGGTACGCCGAGGCGGCGGCCCTCCAGGAGAGCTGCGCCCGCCTCCTGAAGGACGGCGGCAGGGTGGAGCGCCTCCTGCTCCTCGAGCACCCGCCGGTGATCACCCTGGGCCGCAACGCCCGGAGCGTGGACGTCCTGCACGACCAGGCGACCTTGGAGTCCCTGGGTGTCGAGGTGCGCGAGACGAATCGCGGCGGGCAGGTCACCTACCACGGGCCGGGGCAGCTCGTCGGCTATCCGATCCTCGACCTGAGCCCGGACCGGCGCGACGTGGCGCGTTACCTGCGCGATCTGGAGGAGGTCCTGATCCGGGCGCTGGCGGCCTTCGGCGTAACGGCCGGCCGCGTCCCCGGGCTCACCGGTGTCTGGGTCGGGTCGGACAAGATCGCCAGCATCGGCGTGCACCTGTCGCGCTGGGTGACCACGCACGGCTTCGCCCTGAACGTGAACACCGACCTCGCCCGCTTCGGCCTGATCGTCCCGTGCGGTCTCCGCGGCGGCGCCGTCACCTCGATGCAGCGCCTCCTCGGGCGCGCCACCCCTCTCGAAGAGGTCGCCGCGGCGATCGTGCCGGTGTTCGGGGAGGTCTTCGGCCGGGAGATGGAGCCTCCGTCCCTGCCGGGTGCGATCCCGGCGCAACCGGCCCTCACCGAGGTGGCCTGA
- the sucB gene encoding 2-oxoglutarate dehydrogenase, E2 component, dihydrolipoamide succinyltransferase translates to MRVDVIMPQMGESIAEGTLTRWLKKPGDKVARDEPIFEISTDKVDAEIPSPAAGTLVEIKVQEGQTVPINVVVAQIETEAGATAGAGKAAAPSAGAKTPPAAAPAAKQPPPAAAKPPATPGGPSDGRDRAPQPAAPEGPAASGSWTAGASAGGEIPRASRLTGSGATVEDLRRVRSSPVVRKIAQEHHVDIARLAGTGVSGRVTKKDILAAIEGGGASAAAMPAGAPATAAPAAPRSAAPAPVYAPGQRMSVVPMTAMRKKIAEHMIASRRTSAHVTTVFEVDMSRVMRLREEHRQAFQERHGVKLTPTPFMVRAAVEALKAFPELNASIEGDNVVYKRDINIGIAVALDWGLIVPVAKHADDLSLSGIAKVVADLAERARTKKLAPDDVQGGTFTITNPGIFGSLFGTPIISQPQVAILGVGVIEKRVVVVQDAIGIRPMVFLALSFDHRLIDGAVADQFMAHIKATLEQGKFAEIV, encoded by the coding sequence ATGCGGGTAGACGTCATCATGCCTCAGATGGGGGAGAGCATCGCGGAGGGGACCCTCACCCGCTGGCTCAAGAAGCCCGGCGACAAGGTGGCGCGCGACGAGCCGATCTTCGAGATCTCCACCGACAAGGTGGACGCCGAGATCCCGTCTCCCGCCGCGGGGACGCTGGTGGAAATCAAGGTCCAGGAGGGGCAGACCGTTCCGATCAACGTCGTGGTGGCGCAGATCGAGACCGAGGCCGGCGCGACGGCCGGCGCGGGCAAGGCGGCCGCTCCGTCCGCGGGGGCCAAGACCCCGCCGGCCGCGGCCCCCGCCGCCAAGCAGCCGCCGCCTGCCGCGGCGAAGCCGCCGGCCACGCCCGGGGGCCCGTCCGATGGACGCGATCGCGCCCCGCAACCGGCGGCCCCCGAGGGTCCGGCCGCCTCGGGTTCCTGGACGGCGGGCGCCTCCGCCGGCGGCGAGATCCCAAGGGCATCGCGTCTCACCGGATCCGGGGCGACCGTGGAGGACCTGCGTCGCGTGCGCTCGTCTCCGGTGGTGCGCAAGATCGCCCAGGAGCACCACGTCGACATCGCGCGGCTTGCGGGAACGGGAGTTTCCGGCCGGGTCACCAAGAAGGACATCCTGGCGGCGATCGAAGGGGGCGGCGCCTCCGCGGCGGCGATGCCCGCGGGCGCGCCCGCCACGGCGGCCCCGGCCGCGCCGCGCTCCGCGGCCCCCGCACCAGTCTATGCGCCCGGCCAGCGGATGTCGGTCGTGCCCATGACCGCGATGCGCAAGAAGATCGCCGAGCACATGATCGCCAGCCGCCGGACCTCCGCCCACGTCACCACGGTGTTCGAGGTGGACATGAGCCGGGTGATGCGCCTCCGCGAGGAGCATCGGCAGGCGTTCCAGGAGCGCCACGGAGTGAAACTGACGCCGACGCCGTTCATGGTGCGGGCGGCGGTCGAGGCGCTCAAGGCGTTTCCCGAGCTCAACGCGTCGATCGAGGGGGACAACGTCGTCTACAAGAGGGACATCAACATCGGCATCGCGGTGGCCCTCGACTGGGGGCTGATCGTGCCGGTCGCCAAGCACGCCGACGACCTGAGCCTGTCCGGCATCGCCAAGGTGGTCGCCGACCTCGCCGAGCGCGCCCGCACCAAGAAGCTGGCCCCGGACGACGTCCAGGGGGGCACGTTCACCATCACCAATCCCGGGATCTTCGGGAGCCTCTTCGGCACGCCGATCATCAGCCAGCCGCAGGTGGCGATCCTGGGCGTGGGCGTGATCGAGAAGCGCGTCGTCGTGGTGCAGGACGCCATCGGCATCCGCCCGATGGTCTTCCTGGCCCTGTCGTTCGACCACCGCCTGATCGACGGCGCCGTGGCGGACCAGTTCATGGCCCACATCAAGGCGACGCTGGAGCAGGGGAAGTTCGCCGAGATCGTCTGA
- a CDS encoding alpha-ketoacid dehydrogenase subunit beta, with protein sequence MALTTYVEAIRQGIWEEMESDQRVFILGEDVGIYGGAFKVTEGMLEKFGETRVIDTPISESAIVGAAIGAALLGMRPIAEMQFIDFISCAFDQITNFAAKNRYRWGAGVPMVIRGPSGGGVHGGPYHSQNPEMYFVHTPGLKVVAPATAYDAKGLIKAAIRDEDPVIYLEHKYLYRRIKEELPKEDYVVPIGVAAVRREGRDLAILTYGAMLYQALEAADVLAREEGVETEVVDLRSLLPLDKDAILNAAKKTGKVLVVHEDTRTGGIAGEIAAIINEEVFEYLDGPVLRVTAPDTPVPYSPPLEEFFLPNKDKILKAARQLAAY encoded by the coding sequence GTGGCGCTGACGACGTACGTGGAGGCGATCCGGCAGGGAATCTGGGAGGAGATGGAGAGCGACCAGCGCGTCTTCATCCTGGGAGAGGACGTGGGGATCTACGGCGGCGCCTTCAAGGTGACGGAAGGGATGCTCGAGAAGTTCGGCGAGACGCGGGTCATCGACACGCCGATCTCCGAGTCGGCGATCGTCGGGGCGGCGATCGGCGCGGCGCTTCTGGGCATGCGGCCGATCGCCGAGATGCAGTTCATCGATTTCATCTCCTGCGCCTTCGATCAGATCACCAACTTCGCCGCCAAGAACCGCTATCGCTGGGGCGCGGGAGTGCCGATGGTCATCCGCGGCCCCAGCGGCGGCGGCGTGCACGGCGGACCCTACCACTCGCAGAACCCGGAAATGTATTTCGTGCACACCCCGGGGCTCAAGGTGGTCGCCCCGGCCACGGCGTACGACGCCAAGGGATTGATCAAGGCGGCCATCCGGGACGAGGACCCTGTGATCTACCTGGAGCACAAATACCTCTACCGCCGGATCAAGGAGGAGCTCCCGAAGGAGGACTACGTCGTGCCGATCGGCGTCGCCGCCGTCCGGCGGGAGGGCCGGGACCTGGCCATCCTGACCTATGGCGCCATGCTCTATCAGGCGCTCGAGGCGGCGGACGTGCTGGCGCGCGAGGAGGGGGTGGAGACCGAGGTGGTCGACCTGCGATCCCTCCTGCCGCTCGACAAGGACGCCATCCTGAATGCGGCGAAGAAGACCGGGAAGGTCCTGGTGGTGCACGAGGACACGCGCACGGGCGGCATCGCGGGGGAGATCGCCGCGATCATCAACGAGGAGGTCTTCGAGTATCTCGACGGGCCGGTCCTGCGCGTCACCGCGCCGGATACGCCCGTCCCTTACAGTCCGCCGCTGGAGGAATTCTTCCTCCCAAACAAGGACAAGATCCTCAAGGCGGCGAGACAGCTCGCGGCCTATTGA
- a CDS encoding thiamine pyrophosphate-dependent dehydrogenase E1 component subunit alpha, translating into MPRVEGTTLPASRLEDEDMPAPDDALLLRMLHSMKLTRALEYRIERKLYRQGKIVGGVYVGRGQEAISVGAAVHIRRGEGEDRDDIVSPSHRDMAVFLMQGVPPERILAQYMGRSTGLTRGRDGNMHMGDLRHRIVAFISHLGDSIPVAAGCALTFAMRGTDQVSFCFFGEGATSRGDWHEGLNFAAVRRLPVVFICNNNQYAYSTHVSRQMRVGRVSDRAVGYGIPGETADGNDLLAVYGRVGRAVGRARRGEGPSLLEFVTFRMTGHSAHDDAGYVPKAEFEAWGRKDPIERLQSALLRRGLVDRPALAEMEARIESELDEAVAWAERQPYPEPEECLEGVYDEGGPGAGGGPQGESEAWR; encoded by the coding sequence GTGCCGCGTGTGGAGGGCACGACGCTTCCCGCCTCCCGCCTCGAGGACGAGGACATGCCGGCGCCGGACGACGCCCTGCTCCTCAGGATGCTCCATTCCATGAAGCTGACCCGGGCGCTCGAGTACCGCATCGAGCGCAAGCTGTACCGGCAGGGAAAGATCGTCGGCGGCGTGTACGTGGGGCGCGGCCAGGAGGCGATCTCGGTCGGCGCGGCGGTGCACATCCGCCGGGGCGAGGGGGAGGATCGCGACGACATCGTCTCCCCGTCGCACCGCGACATGGCGGTCTTCCTCATGCAGGGCGTGCCGCCCGAGAGGATCCTGGCGCAGTACATGGGGCGGAGCACCGGGTTGACGCGCGGGCGCGACGGGAACATGCACATGGGAGATCTGAGGCACCGGATCGTGGCGTTCATCTCGCATCTCGGCGACAGCATCCCGGTCGCGGCCGGGTGCGCGCTCACCTTCGCGATGCGCGGCACCGACCAGGTGTCGTTCTGCTTCTTCGGCGAGGGGGCCACCAGCCGGGGGGACTGGCACGAGGGGTTGAACTTCGCCGCGGTGCGGAGGCTCCCGGTGGTCTTCATCTGCAACAACAACCAGTATGCCTACTCGACGCACGTGTCCCGCCAGATGCGGGTCGGGCGCGTCTCCGACCGTGCGGTCGGCTACGGGATTCCCGGCGAGACGGCCGACGGCAACGACCTGCTCGCCGTGTACGGTCGAGTCGGCCGGGCGGTCGGGCGCGCCCGTCGCGGCGAGGGACCGAGCCTTCTGGAGTTCGTCACGTTCCGCATGACCGGTCATTCCGCCCACGACGACGCCGGCTACGTCCCGAAGGCCGAGTTCGAGGCGTGGGGGCGCAAGGACCCGATCGAGAGGCTCCAGTCCGCCCTGCTGCGCCGCGGGCTCGTCGACCGGCCCGCCCTCGCCGAGATGGAGGCGCGCATCGAGTCGGAGCTGGACGAGGCGGTGGCCTGGGCGGAGCGCCAGCCGTATCCGGAGCCGGAGGAGTGCCTGGAGGGGGTTTATGATGAGGGCGGCCCGGGAGCGGGCGGCGGGCCGCAGGGGGAGAGCGAAGCGTGGCGCTGA
- a CDS encoding thiamine pyrophosphate-dependent dehydrogenase E1 component subunit alpha: MSAVLKSGRKRPPASRRGPGLAARLAPPSRAPMRNPGLSRARLLELHAFMRLNRMLEDKLSALYRQGKIVGGLYSSLGQEAISVGSAYALLPDDLLAPMIRNIGSLLVRGVPPLTLFLQFLARHDAPTGGKDGTLHFDDLERSIIGPISVLGTLIPVMTGASLAARMRGESRVALTYIGDGGTSTGDFHEGLNLAAVLSLPLILVVENNGYAYSTPTPAQYAVESLAEKGPAYGVASESVDGTDVLAVYDATRRAAERGRRGKGPTLLECRAFRRRGHAEHDDMRYVPKALIAAWEKHDPLDRFEAFLVDEGHATSASLRAVREGFEPGLEEAAQKALASPFPPPEETLRDVYHEAT, translated from the coding sequence ATGAGCGCCGTCCTCAAGAGTGGCAGAAAACGCCCGCCCGCGTCCCGGCGCGGCCCGGGTCTTGCCGCCCGCCTCGCTCCGCCGTCCCGGGCGCCGATGCGGAACCCCGGGCTGTCGCGCGCTCGCCTCCTCGAGCTCCATGCCTTCATGCGCCTGAACCGGATGCTGGAGGACAAGCTGTCGGCGCTCTACCGGCAGGGGAAGATCGTCGGTGGCCTCTACAGCAGCCTGGGGCAGGAGGCGATCTCGGTCGGTTCGGCGTACGCCCTCCTCCCCGACGACCTTTTGGCGCCGATGATCCGGAACATCGGCTCGCTCCTGGTACGGGGCGTGCCCCCCCTGACCCTGTTCCTGCAATTCCTGGCGCGGCACGACGCGCCAACCGGGGGCAAGGACGGCACGCTGCATTTCGACGACCTGGAGCGCTCGATCATCGGGCCGATCAGCGTCCTGGGGACCCTCATCCCGGTGATGACGGGGGCCTCCCTGGCGGCCAGGATGCGCGGCGAGTCGCGCGTGGCGCTGACCTACATCGGCGACGGCGGGACGTCCACCGGCGACTTTCACGAGGGGTTGAACCTGGCGGCGGTCCTGAGCCTGCCGCTGATCCTGGTGGTCGAGAACAACGGCTACGCCTACTCGACCCCGACGCCCGCGCAGTACGCGGTCGAGAGCCTCGCGGAGAAGGGCCCGGCGTACGGCGTCGCCTCGGAATCCGTGGACGGCACCGACGTGCTGGCGGTGTACGACGCGACACGGCGCGCCGCCGAACGGGGACGCCGCGGGAAGGGCCCGACTCTCCTGGAGTGCCGGGCGTTCCGGCGCCGCGGCCACGCGGAGCACGACGACATGCGCTACGTCCCCAAGGCCCTGATCGCGGCCTGGGAGAAGCATGATCCGCTCGACCGTTTCGAGGCGTTCCTCGTGGACGAGGGGCACGCCACGAGCGCGAGCCTGCGCGCGGTCCGCGAAGGCTTCGAGCCCGGGCTGGAGGAGGCGGCGCAGAAAGCGCTGGCGAGCCCGTTCCCGCCTCCTGAGGAGACGCTGCGCGACGTCTATCACGAGGCGACATGA
- the lpdA gene encoding dihydrolipoyl dehydrogenase, with amino-acid sequence MADSQASFDVTIIGSGPGGYVAAIRAAQLGLKTALVEKGAALGGTCLHVGCIPTKALLYSAEVLELAREAARFGVKTGDVKLDLAAVHKHKTDVVRRQAKGVEFLMKKNGVAVFQGHGRLKGPGKVEVTARDGSKQTLATRHVILATGSVPKMIPGVKADGTRVITSTEALALEFVPKAMLILGAGAVGVEFASIYARFGSAVTLVEMLPRVLPIEDEDSSAELHKAFKRRGIDVRVGTKVESVKVGDRGVEVQVQSEKGGKETLKADVLLVAVGRRPLTDDLGLEVTKVELDRGFVKVNGQMRTGDPSVYAVGDLVPTPALAHVASHEGLVAVEAIAGKNPAPINYDRVPNCTYSEPEVASVGLTEAAARARGHKVRTGRFPLPVLGKGRIVLAQDGFIKLVGEERYDELLGIHIVGPKATELIGEGGLALHLEATVEDLFHAIHAHPTLSEAMGEAALALHARGIHL; translated from the coding sequence GTGGCCGATTCGCAGGCGAGCTTCGACGTCACCATCATCGGCAGCGGGCCGGGCGGCTACGTCGCCGCGATCAGGGCCGCCCAGCTCGGCCTGAAGACGGCCCTCGTCGAGAAGGGGGCCGCCCTCGGCGGGACCTGTCTGCACGTCGGGTGCATCCCGACCAAGGCCCTGCTCTACAGCGCCGAGGTCCTCGAGTTGGCCCGCGAGGCGGCGCGCTTCGGGGTGAAGACCGGGGACGTCAAGCTCGATCTCGCCGCGGTGCACAAGCACAAGACCGACGTGGTCCGCCGCCAGGCGAAGGGCGTCGAGTTCCTCATGAAGAAGAACGGCGTCGCCGTCTTCCAGGGACACGGGCGCCTGAAGGGGCCGGGGAAGGTCGAGGTGACGGCCCGCGACGGATCGAAGCAGACCCTCGCCACCAGGCACGTGATCCTGGCGACCGGGTCCGTTCCCAAGATGATTCCCGGCGTGAAGGCGGACGGCACGCGTGTCATCACCAGCACCGAGGCGCTGGCCCTGGAGTTCGTCCCGAAGGCGATGCTCATCCTGGGGGCCGGAGCGGTCGGGGTCGAGTTCGCCTCGATCTACGCGCGCTTCGGCAGCGCCGTCACGCTCGTCGAGATGCTTCCGAGGGTGCTGCCGATCGAGGACGAGGACTCCTCCGCCGAGCTGCACAAGGCGTTCAAGAGGCGCGGCATCGATGTCCGCGTGGGCACGAAGGTCGAGAGCGTCAAGGTCGGCGATCGGGGGGTCGAGGTGCAGGTGCAGTCGGAGAAGGGGGGGAAGGAGACCCTGAAGGCCGACGTGCTCCTGGTGGCCGTCGGCCGCCGCCCCCTGACGGACGACCTGGGTCTCGAGGTGACGAAGGTGGAGCTCGATCGCGGCTTCGTCAAGGTGAACGGCCAGATGCGCACGGGGGACCCGTCCGTGTACGCGGTGGGGGACCTGGTGCCGACGCCGGCGCTGGCCCACGTCGCCTCGCACGAGGGGTTGGTGGCGGTCGAGGCGATCGCCGGCAAGAACCCCGCGCCCATCAACTACGACCGGGTGCCGAACTGCACCTACTCAGAGCCCGAGGTCGCGAGCGTCGGTCTGACCGAAGCGGCGGCGCGGGCGCGCGGCCACAAGGTGCGCACCGGCCGCTTTCCGCTTCCGGTGCTCGGCAAGGGACGCATCGTCCTGGCCCAGGACGGGTTCATCAAGCTGGTGGGGGAGGAGCGCTACGACGAGCTGCTCGGAATCCACATCGTGGGCCCGAAGGCGACGGAGCTCATCGGCGAAGGAGGACTGGCGCTCCACCTTGAGGCGACTGTGGAGGACCTGTTCCACGCCATCCATGCCCACCCGACGCTGTCCGAGGCGATGGGGGAGGCCGCCCTCGCCCTGCATGCCCGCGGCATCCACCTCTGA
- a CDS encoding FAD-dependent thymidylate synthase, with protein sequence MTLPESRSAPRSASGASGSRFLSPPPEVRITNAFAGAFDNVVATARTCYSGSGIVRDEQILGDPLAPPEARAERARRRDTLARDLYQAGHHTTLQHAHFQFALSNVSRQFLWSFLHSHPFYNSEQVSQRYVTVKPGHYAVPPLAGRALQVYEETVALQQQAYEDLCRLLQGPVSSAYYARYPARRHYPKKYEKEVQKKAQEVARYVLPIATFAYLYHTISGLTLLRYYRTCLVPDAPLEQRLVVGRMVEELLEREPAYAAILEQPIPEEETAEHRAMQEHAARDDEGRKSFLEGFDRQLGDRVSLLVDYPAHNEETLAQSVREVLGVARGRLADDEAIALALDPARNGYLGEALNLTTLSKLSRALVHCHYTFRKRLSHTADSQNQRHRMTPASRPILNAHLTSEPDFVTPILVGQDGPSLKRYREAMEASWDGFSRLRALGVSDEFAAYVLPNALAIRFTESAGLLDLHHKHAMRLCYNAQEEIWRASLDEALQIRAVNPRIGRYLLPPCNIRQMAASRPICPEGRRYCGERVWTYRLEDYRRVI encoded by the coding sequence GTGACCCTTCCGGAATCCCGATCCGCCCCGAGATCCGCATCCGGCGCCAGCGGTTCCCGCTTCCTGTCGCCGCCGCCCGAGGTGCGGATCACCAACGCCTTCGCCGGGGCGTTCGACAACGTCGTGGCGACCGCGCGGACGTGCTACTCCGGCTCGGGGATCGTGCGCGACGAGCAGATCCTGGGGGACCCGCTGGCTCCGCCCGAGGCGCGCGCGGAGCGCGCCCGGCGCCGCGATACGCTGGCGCGCGACCTGTACCAGGCCGGCCACCACACGACGCTCCAGCACGCCCATTTCCAGTTCGCCCTGAGCAACGTCAGCCGGCAGTTCCTCTGGTCGTTCCTGCACAGCCATCCGTTCTACAACTCCGAGCAGGTCAGCCAGCGGTACGTGACGGTCAAGCCCGGCCATTACGCGGTCCCCCCGCTCGCCGGCCGGGCGCTCCAGGTCTACGAGGAGACGGTGGCCCTGCAGCAGCAGGCCTATGAGGACCTCTGCCGTCTCCTGCAGGGTCCCGTGTCGTCCGCCTATTACGCACGCTACCCGGCGCGCCGGCACTATCCGAAGAAGTACGAGAAGGAGGTGCAGAAGAAGGCGCAGGAGGTGGCGCGCTACGTCCTGCCGATCGCCACGTTCGCCTACCTGTACCACACCATCAGCGGGCTGACTCTGCTGCGCTACTACCGCACCTGCCTGGTCCCGGACGCGCCCCTGGAGCAGCGCCTCGTCGTCGGCCGCATGGTGGAGGAGCTGCTCGAGCGCGAGCCGGCCTACGCCGCGATTCTGGAGCAGCCGATCCCGGAGGAGGAGACGGCGGAGCACCGGGCGATGCAGGAGCACGCGGCGCGCGACGACGAGGGCCGGAAGTCGTTCCTCGAAGGGTTCGACCGGCAGCTCGGCGACCGCGTGTCGCTCCTGGTGGACTATCCGGCCCACAACGAGGAGACGCTCGCGCAGTCGGTCCGGGAGGTCCTCGGCGTCGCGCGCGGGCGGCTGGCGGACGACGAGGCGATCGCCCTGGCTCTCGACCCGGCCCGCAACGGCTATCTGGGCGAGGCGCTGAATCTCACGACGCTGTCCAAGCTGTCGCGCGCCCTGGTGCACTGCCATTACACATTCCGCAAGCGCCTGAGCCACACCGCCGACTCGCAGAACCAGCGGCACCGGATGACCCCGGCTTCGCGGCCGATCCTGAACGCGCACCTCACGTCCGAGCCGGACTTCGTGACGCCGATCCTGGTCGGGCAGGACGGGCCGAGCCTGAAGCGCTACCGCGAGGCCATGGAGGCGAGCTGGGACGGGTTCTCCCGCCTCCGCGCGCTCGGCGTGAGCGACGAGTTCGCCGCGTACGTTCTCCCGAACGCCCTGGCCATCCGCTTCACCGAGTCGGCCGGCCTTCTCGACCTGCACCACAAGCACGCCATGCGCCTGTGCTACAACGCCCAGGAGGAGATCTGGCGCGCCTCGCTGGACGAGGCGCTGCAGATCCGCGCGGTGAACCCGCGCATCGGCCGCTACCTGCTGCCGCCCTGCAACATCCGGCAGATGGCGGCATCGCGGCCCATCTGCCCCGAGGGCCGGCGCTACTGCGGCGAGCGCGTCTGGACCTACCGGCTCGAAGACTACCGTCGCGTCATCTGA
- the trmB gene encoding tRNA (guanosine(46)-N7)-methyltransferase TrmB produces the protein MSDEPEDAPDLEIPPGRVGGPFDFEALFGNRRPVEMEIGIGKGRFMLAQAEARPEVNFLGVEWSLKYLRVARDRARRRGLGNVRLFRADARHVLAALVPDGSLARVHVYCPDPWPKKRHRKRRLFTEETAAHLGRVLAGGGYLHVSTDVLEYFEEITTVVPAHSGLRKAVDPLFPDDGTEGRTNYEAKYVQAGRTIHRAAYTAPFRGPR, from the coding sequence ATGAGCGACGAGCCCGAGGACGCGCCGGACCTGGAGATTCCGCCCGGCCGCGTGGGCGGCCCGTTCGACTTCGAGGCCCTGTTCGGGAACCGCCGCCCCGTCGAGATGGAGATCGGCATCGGCAAGGGCCGGTTCATGCTGGCGCAGGCCGAGGCCCGCCCGGAGGTGAACTTCCTCGGGGTCGAATGGTCGCTGAAGTACCTTCGGGTGGCCCGGGACAGGGCCCGGCGCCGGGGCCTCGGAAACGTCCGCCTGTTCCGCGCCGATGCCCGCCACGTGCTGGCCGCCCTGGTGCCGGACGGCTCGCTCGCGCGGGTGCACGTCTATTGCCCCGATCCCTGGCCGAAGAAGCGGCACCGCAAGCGAAGGCTGTTCACCGAAGAGACCGCCGCGCACCTGGGCCGCGTGCTCGCGGGCGGCGGTTACCTGCATGTGTCGACCGACGTCCTGGAGTATTTCGAGGAGATCACGACCGTCGTGCCGGCGCACTCGGGCCTCAGGAAGGCCGTCGATCCGCTGTTCCCGGACGACGGTACCGAGGGGCGGACGAACTACGAGGCCAAGTACGTGCAGGCGGGACGGACGATTCACCGCGCCGCCTACACGGCTCCGTTCAGGGGACCTCGATGA